A portion of the Babylonia areolata isolate BAREFJ2019XMU chromosome 4, ASM4173473v1, whole genome shotgun sequence genome contains these proteins:
- the LOC143281075 gene encoding ethyl acetate hydrolase-like, translating into MADLEAWGAAGSKYNIHEETLSAFRRMQDMGLGLVFNETMTPEDLRARALRRSEVLGGHVDFVGSETELIVPSAGNDDGVPVSVYRPAHVSPDPVILIYFHGGGLVTSSRNVYVTMVKTLAKRAQCIAVNVEYRLAPEHKAPAAFDDCRSVTRWVLANKKLVGGEEGSPVGIGGDSAGGHLAASISHDVPELAFQILVYPYTDLTFSAPSLSEFVDTPGLNLNSMHWFMSQYLSSESQKTDPVVSPYHRTTFSPLLPPALCILAELDPLRDDGLAYCKKLEGAGVPTQVLLVKGAAHGFFNLPAHYKELTKEPYAKCVEFLTQFQKA; encoded by the exons ATGGCTGACTTGGAGGCTTGGGGGGCGGCAGGATCCAAGTACAACATTCACGAAGAAACGTTGTCGGCTTTCCGACGGATGCAGGACATGGGGCTGGGGTTGGTGTTCAACGAGACCATGACTCCTGAAGACCTGCGGGCTAGAGCGCTGAGGAGGAGCGAGGTGCTGGGCGGACATGTGGACTTCGTCGGCTCCGAGACTGAGCTGATTGTCCCTTCTGCGGGGAACGACG ACGGGGTACCAGTGTCAGTGTACCGGCCAGCCCATGTCAGCCCTGACCCTGTCATCCTCATCTACTTCCACGGCGGAGGTCTGGTGACCAGCTCTCGCAACGTCTACGTCACCATGGTCAAGACACTGGCCAA ACGGGCCCAGTGTATCGCTGTCAACGTGGAGTATCGCCTTGCTCCGGAACATAAAGCCCCTGCCGCATTTGACGACTGTCGTTCTGTCACCCGCTGGGTTCTGGCCAACAAAAAGCTTGTCG gtggggaggaggggagcccGGTGGGGATTGGAGGGGACAGTGCAGGGGGACACCTGGCGGCCAGCATCAGTCACGACGTACCTGAGCTGGCCtttcag ATACTGGTCTACCCCTACACTGATCTTACCTTCTCGGCGCCATCTTTGTCTGAGTTTGTGGATACTCCCGGGCTGAATTTGAACAGCATGCATTG gTTCATGAGTCAGTACCTGAGCAGCGAGAGTCAGAAGACTGACCCGGTGGTGTCCCCTTACCACCGCaccaccttctcccccctcctcccccctgccctctgCATCCTGGCTGAGCTGGACCCGCTGAGAGATGACGGCCTGG CCTACTGCAAGAAACTGGAGGGAGCTGGGGTGCCCACCCAAGTGCTGCTGGTGAAAGGGGCCGCTCACGGGTTCTTCAATCTGCCGG CACACTATAAAGAACTGACCAAAGAGCCCTATGCCAAGTGCGTTGAATTCCTGACGCAGTTCCAGAAAGCTTGA